One genomic window of Hippopotamus amphibius kiboko isolate mHipAmp2 chromosome 10, mHipAmp2.hap2, whole genome shotgun sequence includes the following:
- the LOC130830636 gene encoding serine-threonine kinase receptor-associated protein-like, translating into MAMRQTPLTCSGHTRPVVDLAFSGITPYGYFLISACKDGKPMLRQGDTGDWIGTFLGHKGAVWGATLNKDATKAATAAADFTAKVWDAVSGDELMTLAHKHIVKTVDFTQDSNYLLTGGQDKLLRIYDLNKPEAEPKEISGHTSGIKKALWCSEDKQILSADDKTVRLWDHATMTEVKSLNFNMSVSSMEYIPEGEILVITYGRSIAFHSAVSLDPIKSFEAPATINSASLHPEKEFLVAGGEDFKLYKYDYNSGEELESYKGHFGPIHCVRFSPDGELYASGSEDGTWRLWQTVVGKTYGLWKCVLPEEDSGELAKPKISFPETAEEELEEIASENSDSIYSSTPEVKA; encoded by the coding sequence atggCGATGAGGCAGACGCCGCTCACCTGCTCGGGCCACACGCGGCCCGTGGTGGATTTGGCCTTCAGTGGCATCACGCCTTACGGCTATTTCCTAATCAGCGCTTGCAAAGATGGTAAACCTATGCTACGCCAGGGAGATACAGGAGACTGGATTGGAACATTTTTGGGTCACAAGGGTGCTGTTTGGGGTGCAACGTTGAATAAGGACGCCACCAAAGCAGCTACAGCAGCTGCAGATTTCACAGCCAAAGTGTGGGATGCTGTCTCAGGAGATGAACTGATGACCCTGGCTCATAAACACATTGTCAAGACTGTGGATTTTACGCAGGATAGTAATTACTTGTTAACAGGGGGACAGGATAAACTGTTACGCATATATGACTTGAACAAACCTGAAGCAGAACCTAAGGAAATCAGTGGTCATACCTCTGGTATTAAAAAGGCCCTGTGGTGCAGTGAGGATAAACAGATCCTTTCAGCTGATGATAAAACCGTTCGCCTTTGGGATCATGCTACTATGACAGAAGTGAAATCTCTAAATTTTAATATGTCTGTTAGCAGTATGGAATATATTCCTGAGGGAGAGATCTTGGTAATAACTTATGGACGATCTATTGCTTTTCATAGTGCAGTAAGTTTGGACCCAATTAAATCCTTTGAAGCTCCTGCAACCATCAATTCTGCATCTCTTCATCCTGAGAAAGAATTTCTTGTTGCAGGTGGTGaagattttaaactttataagTATGATTATAATAGTGGAGAAGAATTAGAATCCTACAAAGGACACTTTGGTCCCATTCACTGTGTGAGGTTTAGTCCTGATGGAGAACTCTACGCCAGTGGTTCTGAAGATGGAACATGGAGACTATGGCAAACCGTGGTAGGAAAAACATACGGCCTTTGGAAATGTGTGCTTCCTGAAGAAGATAGTGGTGAGCTGGCAAAGCCGAAGATCAGTTTTCCAGAGACAGCGGAAGAGGAGCTAGAAGAAATTGCTTCAGAGAATTCAGATTCCATCTATAGTTCAACTCCTGAAGTTAAGGCCTGA